The Bdellovibrio sp. NC01 genome includes the window TTCAAGGAGGAAGTATGTTTAAGGCACTTATCGCTATGTTGGGTCTGACGTTTGCGGTTCACGCACAAGCGGCCCCTTCAATTCTAGATCAACTTATTACAGTTCAAACAAATGCAGTGATGGAAGCTCACACACTGGGTTTGGATTGGAAAGTTGGCGACACTGCTAGCTATGATTTGAATATCGGTGGTTTCATTAAAGGTTCGATGGTGATGTCCGTTGCGTCTATCGGTGACGATGGTATCTGGATGAATCAAGATGCTGACTTGGGCTTCGCTGGAAAACAAAAAATCCAAGCTTTGATTGATCCGAACACAGGTGCGATTAAAAAACTGATCGCCAATGGCCAAGAGCAACAAGTTCCTAAGCAAGAT containing:
- a CDS encoding DUF3108 domain-containing protein — protein: MFKALIAMLGLTFAVHAQAAPSILDQLITVQTNAVMEAHTLGLDWKVGDTASYDLNIGGFIKGSMVMSVASIGDDGIWMNQDADLGFAGKQKIQALIDPNTGAIKKLIANGQEQQVPKQDLEIIDTKEEKITVPAGTFDSIHVTAHDKASSDKGNIEVWLNPQQVPVGGTLKQQAPTQFGTMTMSLKSFKKN